The following coding sequences are from one Candidatus Cetobacterium colombiensis window:
- a CDS encoding FMN-binding protein: MKKLMMSILIVLSAVTFASEVKEGTGLGYADDIKVAVTMDGDKIVAIEVKESSDTPGIANPAIEQLTKKIIETQSTKVDTIAGATYTSEGFLEAVNNATGK; this comes from the coding sequence ATGAAAAAATTAATGATGTCTATACTAATAGTTTTATCAGCGGTAACTTTTGCATCTGAAGTAAAAGAAGGAACTGGATTAGGATATGCAGATGATATAAAAGTTGCTGTAACAATGGATGGAGATAAGATTGTAGCAATTGAAGTAAAAGAAAGCAGTGATACGCCAGGAATTGCGAATCCAGCAATTGAACAATTAACAAAGAAAATTATAGAGACACAATCAACAAAAGTTGATACTATAGCAGGAGCAACATACACTTCTGAAGGTTTTTTAGAAGCAGTAAATAATGCAACAGGAAAGTAA
- a CDS encoding response regulator transcription factor, with product MKRLLIIEDEKELALTLESHFFNMDIEIKIALDGKSGIEIFEEFKPDLVLLDINLPLKNGWEVCEYIRGKSEVPIIMMTARDSELDEIHGLEIGADDYIIKPFSINVLSTKIKKYLKLNNQNIYFYKELMYSFKDEMLKIDNERINLSTREKNLLEYFIKNKNKPLSRENILLEIWGIDNEFDERASDTLVKRLRKKLNKFESLIGTVRGVGYIFEER from the coding sequence ATGAAAAGGTTATTAATAATTGAGGATGAAAAAGAATTGGCTCTCACTTTAGAGAGTCATTTTTTTAATATGGATATAGAAATAAAAATAGCTTTAGATGGAAAGAGTGGAATAGAAATATTTGAAGAGTTTAAACCAGATTTGGTTTTACTAGATATTAATTTACCTTTAAAAAATGGTTGGGAAGTCTGTGAATATATTAGAGGAAAATCTGAGGTTCCAATAATAATGATGACAGCAAGAGACTCTGAATTAGATGAAATACATGGTTTAGAAATAGGAGCAGATGACTATATAATAAAACCATTTAGTATAAATGTACTTTCTACTAAAATAAAAAAATATTTAAAATTAAATAATCAAAATATATATTTTTATAAGGAATTAATGTATTCTTTTAAAGATGAAATGCTAAAAATAGACAATGAAAGAATAAATCTTTCAACAAGAGAAAAAAATTTGCTTGAATATTTTATAAAAAATAAAAATAAACCACTAAGCAGAGAAAATATTTTATTAGAAATTTGGGGAATAGATAATGAATTTGATGAAAGAGCATCAGATACTCTTGTAAAAAGATTGAGAAAAAAATTAAATAAATTTGAAAGTTTAATAGGTACTGTAAGAGGAGTTGGATATATATTTGAAGAGAGATAG
- a CDS encoding HAMP domain-containing sensor histidine kinase has product MKRDSLSKKIFIYSALIITIAMIISYSISVFFLEYHFISERKKEFPKIAREIEYFIKDNKNIELKNYIKNLKETKDITVLMMSEKEKKWINNRGGSGSGFLMEDLEDKKFIIKNQRLTEAKILLYNQKIENNWISIRSSLSILNYYKKEIGYFNLLAAIIAILIGLIFGKIFSKKFVKDIETLQANTKEISKLNFKSNLEIDRKDELGELSKNIKKMSEKLEVAINDLESFVSNTSHELKTPIAIISSKVQILMKNENIDSETLKIYKTILRESYYTKELISKLLILSKLDVSTSIKRENINLKGLLLKITERYDYLEFSKNLTLNLNLKDIIILTDKELLQIALENIIQNSLKYSQDDKEVKIELEDNVLRIENEMLLDNEVDLEKIFIPFNRGKNQRIEGNGLGLTLVKKILLILDLKYKVYIEENKFNFIIYLK; this is encoded by the coding sequence TTGAAGAGAGATAGTCTATCAAAAAAAATTTTTATATATTCTGCATTAATTATAACAATTGCTATGATAATTAGTTATAGTATAAGTGTATTTTTTTTAGAATATCATTTTATTTCAGAAAGAAAAAAGGAATTTCCTAAAATAGCTAGAGAAATAGAGTATTTTATAAAAGATAATAAAAATATAGAGTTAAAAAATTATATAAAGAATTTAAAAGAGACAAAAGATATAACAGTTTTGATGATGTCTGAAAAAGAAAAAAAATGGATAAATAATAGAGGTGGAAGTGGAAGCGGTTTTTTAATGGAAGATTTAGAAGATAAAAAATTTATTATAAAAAATCAAAGATTAACTGAAGCTAAAATTTTATTATATAATCAAAAAATTGAAAATAATTGGATATCAATAAGAAGTTCACTTTCTATTTTAAATTATTATAAAAAAGAGATTGGATATTTTAATTTATTGGCAGCTATTATAGCTATACTTATAGGATTAATATTTGGTAAAATTTTTTCAAAGAAATTTGTAAAAGATATAGAGACACTTCAAGCTAACACAAAAGAGATTTCTAAATTAAATTTTAAATCAAACTTAGAAATAGATAGAAAAGATGAGTTGGGAGAATTAAGTAAAAATATAAAAAAAATGAGTGAAAAATTAGAAGTTGCAATAAATGACTTAGAATCATTTGTTTCAAATACATCTCATGAATTAAAAACCCCAATAGCAATAATATCTTCAAAGGTACAAATATTAATGAAAAATGAAAATATAGATTCAGAAACATTAAAAATATACAAAACTATATTGAGAGAAAGTTATTATACAAAAGAATTAATATCAAAACTATTGATTCTATCAAAGTTAGATGTTTCAACTAGTATAAAAAGAGAAAATATAAATTTAAAAGGTTTGCTATTAAAAATAACAGAACGTTATGATTATTTAGAGTTTTCTAAAAACTTAACTTTAAACTTAAATCTTAAAGATATAATTATTTTAACAGATAAAGAATTATTGCAAATTGCATTGGAAAATATAATTCAAAATAGCTTAAAATATTCTCAAGATGATAAAGAGGTAAAAATAGAATTAGAAGATAATGTTTTACGAATAGAAAATGAAATGTTATTAGATAATGAAGTGGATTTAGAAAAGATTTTTATTCCATTTAATAGAGGAAAAAATCAAAGAATAGAAGGAAATGGTTTAGGTCTAACGTTGGTAAAAAAAATATTACTAATATTAGATTTAAAATATAAAGTTTATATAGAAGAGAATAAATTTAATTTTATAATTTATTTAAAATAA